The DNA sequence GCGGCGGTGGAGAAGATCCGCTCCCTGGCCATCCCCGTGGAGGACCGCAAGGCCATCGAGGAGGTGGCCACCATCTCCGCCAACGACCCTGACGTGGGCAAGCTGATCGCCGACGCCATGGAGAAGGTGGGGAAGGAGGGGATCATCACCGTCGAGGAGTCCAAGAGCCTGGAGACCGAGCTGAAGTTCGTGGAGGGGTACCAGTTCGACAAGGGGTACATCTCCCCCTACTTCGTCACCAACCCCGAGGCCATGGAGGCGGTCCTCGAGGACGCCTTCATCCTCATCGTGGAGAAGAAGGTCTCCAACGTGCGGGAGCTCCTCCCGGTGCTGGAGCAGGTGGCCCAGACCGGCAAGCCCCTCCTCCTCATCGCCGAGGACGTGGAGGGGGAGGCCCTGGCCACCCTGGTGGTGAACAAGCTCCGGGGCACCCTGAACGTGGCCGCGGTGAAGGCCCCCGGCTTCGGCGACCGGCGCAAGGAGATGCTCAAGGACATCGCCGCGGTCACCGGGGGCACGGTGATCTCCGAGGAGCTCGGCTTCAAGCTGGAGAACGCCACCCTCTCCATGCTGGGCCGGGCCGAGCGGGTGAAGATCACCAAGGACGAGACCACCATCGTGGGCGGCAAGGGCAAGAAGGAGGACATCGAGGCCCGGATCAACGGCATCAAGAAGGAGCTGGAAACCACCGACAGCGAGTACGCCAAGGAAAAGCTCCAGGAGCGCCTGGCCAAGCTGGCGGGGGGCGTGGCCGTGATCCGGGTGGGGGCCGCCACGGAAACCGAGCTCAAGGAGAAGAAGCACCGCTTTGAGGACGCCCTGAACGCCACCCGGGCGGCGGTGGAGGAGGGGATCGTCCCCGGGGGTGGGGTGGCCCTCCTGCGGGCCATCGGCGCCCTGGACGACCTCCTGAAGAAGCTGGAGGGGGACGAGGCC is a window from the Thermus thermamylovorans genome containing:
- the groL gene encoding chaperonin GroEL (60 kDa chaperone family; promotes refolding of misfolded polypeptides especially under stressful conditions; forms two stacked rings of heptamers to form a barrel-shaped 14mer; ends can be capped by GroES; misfolded proteins enter the barrel where they are refolded when GroES binds), coding for MAKVLVFDEAARRALERGVNAVADAVKVTLGPRGRNVVLEKKFGSPSITKDGVTVAKEIELENHLENIGAQLLKEVASKTNDVAGDGTTTATVLAQAIVREGLKNVAAGANPLALKRGIEKAVEAAVEKIRSLAIPVEDRKAIEEVATISANDPDVGKLIADAMEKVGKEGIITVEESKSLETELKFVEGYQFDKGYISPYFVTNPEAMEAVLEDAFILIVEKKVSNVRELLPVLEQVAQTGKPLLLIAEDVEGEALATLVVNKLRGTLNVAAVKAPGFGDRRKEMLKDIAAVTGGTVISEELGFKLENATLSMLGRAERVKITKDETTIVGGKGKKEDIEARINGIKKELETTDSEYAKEKLQERLAKLAGGVAVIRVGAATETELKEKKHRFEDALNATRAAVEEGIVPGGGVALLRAIGALDDLLKKLEGDEATGARIVRRALEEPARQIAENAGYEGSVVVQKILSETKNPRLGFNAATGEYVDMVEAGIVDPAKVTRSALQNAASIGSLILTTEAVVAEKPEKKESTPAPAGGGDMDF